One genomic segment of [Phormidium] sp. ETS-05 includes these proteins:
- a CDS encoding glycoside hydrolase family 13 protein → MQIQTPDWVKHAVFYQIFPDRFAKSDRPHQWPPGPLEPWSDPHLQGYKGGDLWGIIDKLDYLQDLGINAIYFTPIFQSACNHRYHTHDYYQVDPLLGGNQAFTALIEAAHQRQIKIVLDGVFNHASRGFFFFNDILENGPHSPWLDWFKIEDWPLSAYDGSKPANYVSWANIRSLPQFNHDNPAVREYIMAIAEYWLNQGIDGWRLDVPFEVKTPGFWQEFRQRVKAINPEAYIVGEVWVDAREWLDGTQFDGVMNYLFTGPTIAFTAGSRVRVELVEKHDYDPYPPLDAAGYAEKITEVLNLYPWEIQLTQLNLLDSHDTARLVTIASDDLASVHLATILLMTGVGAPSIYYGDEVGLPGEEDPDCRRVFPAEADWNLDVLAYHKQLIALRHNHPALRVGDYQILAAQDMVYVFARTLPEEDIIVAVNAGTEAAELVVDVGTISSPPHQILYGSGEVSWQEGSLTLRLPPRSGLIVGN, encoded by the coding sequence ATGCAAATCCAAACCCCAGACTGGGTGAAACACGCCGTGTTTTACCAGATTTTCCCAGACCGGTTCGCCAAGAGCGATCGACCCCACCAATGGCCCCCCGGTCCCCTAGAACCTTGGTCAGACCCCCACCTCCAAGGCTACAAAGGCGGCGACTTGTGGGGAATCATTGACAAACTGGACTACCTGCAAGATTTGGGGATTAATGCCATCTATTTCACCCCCATCTTCCAATCAGCCTGCAATCACCGCTATCACACCCACGATTATTATCAAGTTGACCCCCTCCTAGGCGGAAATCAGGCTTTTACCGCCTTAATCGAAGCCGCACATCAGCGACAGATTAAAATCGTCCTGGATGGAGTATTTAACCATGCCAGTCGGGGATTTTTCTTTTTTAATGACATCCTAGAAAATGGCCCCCATTCCCCCTGGTTAGATTGGTTTAAAATTGAAGATTGGCCCCTATCCGCTTACGATGGCAGCAAACCCGCTAATTATGTGAGTTGGGCAAATATTCGATCGTTACCCCAGTTCAATCACGATAACCCAGCCGTGCGGGAATATATAATGGCAATAGCCGAATATTGGCTAAACCAGGGTATCGATGGCTGGCGTTTAGACGTGCCATTTGAAGTCAAAACCCCCGGTTTTTGGCAGGAATTTAGGCAACGGGTGAAAGCCATCAATCCAGAGGCATATATTGTAGGCGAAGTGTGGGTAGATGCACGGGAATGGTTAGATGGCACCCAGTTTGATGGCGTGATGAACTATTTATTTACCGGTCCCACCATTGCCTTTACTGCTGGTAGTCGCGTTCGGGTTGAATTGGTAGAAAAACACGACTATGACCCCTATCCGCCTCTGGACGCCGCCGGATACGCCGAGAAAATAACCGAAGTTTTGAACCTCTATCCCTGGGAAATACAGCTAACCCAGCTTAACCTCCTAGACAGTCACGATACCGCTCGGTTAGTTACCATTGCTAGCGATGACTTAGCCAGCGTTCATTTGGCGACTATATTGTTGATGACTGGGGTGGGGGCTCCTAGTATTTACTACGGTGATGAAGTGGGTTTACCTGGGGAAGAAGACCCAGACTGTCGCCGGGTATTCCCCGCAGAAGCAGACTGGAATTTGGACGTTTTGGCTTATCATAAGCAGTTGATAGCTTTACGCCACAATCATCCGGCTTTGCGCGTGGGTGATTATCAGATTTTGGCTGCCCAAGATATGGTTTATGTATTCGCTCGCACTCTCCCAGAAGAGGATATAATTGTGGCCGTGAATGCGGGAACAGAAGCCGCAGAATTGGTGGTTGATGTGGGGACTATTTCATCGCCACCACATCAGATATTGTATGGCAGTGGCGAAGTGAGTTGGCAAGAGGGTAGTTTAACTTTACGTTTACCCCCCCGCAGTGGTTTAATTGTGGGTAATTAA